DNA from Toxoplasma gondii ME49 chromosome X, whole genome shotgun sequence:
TACCGACAAGATTCGCATAgctttttctttccacttcGCACGTATTGAAACGCCAGCGAGCTGTTGTGACACTCTGGAAACATTCCTCCTGTACAGCGGCCCCTTCGAAACAGGCTTCGCATGTGGTCTGCTCCTCAGTGAGTTTCCATTTGCGCGAAAGCGGAAACTCGACCTCGGTCTGGTGCCTCCCACTGCCGAGGCTGCTACGTTGTGCATACATCGGAACAACTCTGATCCAGGAGGAGCCTGCCGGCTGTGACTGTTTCTTCGGCAATGGTTCCAGTTCGAACAAAAATGGAAAACGGAGATATCTTACTCTGATCTTTCTCTCACGCCTCTTGTTCTTTCAGgctgtcgtctcctcttgATTCCTGTGTCCTGCCCGTTGATCTCCTGGATACTCCCccagttctttctcttctttgagAGACGTATGTCTGAGACACTTCATCATCTGTCTGGCCATCCCCGTTCTTCCCCGTAAGAGGCTTGTTCTTCCTGTCGCGTTCGTTCCCGCGCTCGCCTTTCtatctcttttctctcttcctccattACCGCCACTGTTTCCACGAagcctgtctccctcttgcCGCTTCTGcttgctctctcttgctcttcgtCTCAGGCGTCTGGTTCTTCTACCTGTTTCTCGCGTTGCTTCCCTCGCTCTGGTATTCAGCGTAATCAACGAAAATCGTTCCTTTTGACGAAACGCAGTTATCAGCTGGGAGTTCGAGACCTCGCATATCTGCATGAGTCACCAACCACTGCGTTGCTCGCTTCAGCAGGCGATACATCAAAACTGTTTCCCCCCattcgtcttcctcggcctcactttgttctcttctctctcctttcttctccttctcctcatcTGTGTTATCCTCGCTCGCGTCGCTGcgccttgcttctctctcgcgggtTCTCCTGTCGTCCTCTACGCGTCTTTCAAGGTCCCTCATGGCCTGTCCTCCTTCCCCACTAACttctgctgtcgctgtcgGAAGGACACAGAGTTGCGCCGGCAAAGCCTTAGACATTCGCTCCTCCCTTTGTTCACTCGGCgcctctggagagagacagatcggGACCTCGGATTCGACgcgagtctctgtctcttccggcGTTCGAACCacgttcgtttctccctccctctcaCTCCCCTCTCTTTGAAAacgtcttctcccctcgttCAGGTTCTTCTCAGAATTCCTATGCGTAGATTCCGCCTCAGGTTCTCTCAGTCTCGCTTGACACTGGGTACTCCTTCGACTCTCGCTGGAGCGTGATCCAGGCGTGCCTGCGCTCttttcacttccttctcctctgacttccttctcgccggcCCCGTTTGACACGCATTCTCTCAATCTCCCCGCGGCCTGCAGCTCGGATGCCCTTGTCGTAGGACTCAAATCCGCCTCTTTCCACTGCAGTCCTGCGTCAATTTCTGCTCGCTCTAGACGTGCTCTTTGTCCTTCGTCGGCCTCGCCATCCGTTTCCCCCTCtctggtctctctcttctgtgtcacCTTGCTGACGACGTGGACCTTGACGTTTGCCAGAATGCGTCTGATCTTCTCTCCAAGGAAGAGGAGCCCAGAAGCCAGACGCGACTCTCGAGCCTCCCCAGCGAGGGCAGACAGAAAGGCctgacagagaaggcgtcgCGCTTCTGTCGCCGAGTGCGTATGAGGAAGGACCGCGTACACGATGCCCTGGATGAGGGAGATGGGCGCCAGGCCGAAGGCGTAGCTATCCTGAAAAACTGTGGGAATGGTCACGTGAAGGTGCTCTCCTCCGCCGGCCGACAGattgtctttcttcgccgcACCGTGTCGCTcgacctgcatgcagcgagccCCCccacgagaagaaaggtccGAGTCAGCTTCAAGCCAGCAGCTGCCTGCGGGGATTCGGAGCTCCAGAAAGATTTCAGAGACGCCTTCCACCTCGCCGTCTGATGTCTCTACACTCTCGCCGACGTTGCGCATGCGTTGGAACGGAGTCCAGGTGGGCCTGCCCTCGAAGGCGGCCGCGAGGCTCTCCTCGTTGCACAAGTCCACGAGGTGTGTGAGAAAACTGTAAGAAAAGTCGCAACGAAAAGGCACTCCGTCCTCAGTGACCACCCTCGGGTCGCCGCAGACGAGGAGCTGCTTCCTCAGAGTGGGGTGGATAGACAGCAGGGACCCTGCCGACACCCGAATCACGTCGTTGGCCACTGCAACAACGCGCAGAAGGAGTTTGCATTGAGAGTCCATCGGGTGCCGAATGTAGACGAAATCGCCTCGCGAAAAAGCTTGAACTGCCcacggagacgcgagaaccAAAGTCCCGTCCCCAGTTGCTTCATCACGATatctcttctcctgttctctcgtctccctctctcgcaaACTGGCTTCCGAGCCAGCTTGCGTCCGTACACCCGGCCGAACCGAATCAACTTCCCCGCGGCTCGGCTGTCCTCCGTCCCGCTCTTCGCattcctctgtctgtccatACACCTCAAGTTTGCCGACCCCGTCTCCTTCGGTGTCAGCGCCTGAGAAAGGCACCCGCCTCAAAACCTCCCCCTGCTTTCCACAttctcgctcttgtctctcggaggtctcctttccttctatggtctccttcttctccgagtCCACTCGACCACCCCCATAGCCTTGCTTGCTTTCCCCTCCTTTGCCTTCGCCTCGTGGCCGCGGACTGTCCTCACCGCGGTTGCGGCCTCgccgtgtgtcttctctcccttcttctcgcagctcctcttcttcgccctcgcctCCGTCTGGAGGAAGCACGGGAAGGCGCACAGCTAAGGACTGTTCTGGATGGACAACGAACAGAGGCGCTTCCAGCGAGATCAAACAGAGGATTGGAAGAGCGAGCAAAGTCGAGCCGAAGCACCAGCGGAGAAGCCGCGCCAGAAGCCGCTTCACACGCCGCGTGACGTccaaggaaaaagaagacagaggcgatTGTCTCTCCTGACTCTCCTGGCCCTCGGTCACCGATTCGCTTGCCTTGCTGGAAGTCCGCGAAGACCGGGGatcgttctctgtctccgcgtcggcggagacgccgcaacagcgcgaagagaaggagcggggaagaggcaggtgaagaggcgaggcgagagagccCAGCGGAGCTGGACAAGAAGCAGCCAGCACGGCAGACAGAggtgcagaggagaagggagaggaagatgcCGAAATCCGTCTTGAGGATACGCTGGAGCTACACCACGCGCCAGCAGAGCATGGGGAGCGA
Protein-coding regions in this window:
- a CDS encoding hypothetical protein (encoded by transcript TGME49_228060); translated protein: MKRPALSISAFRESLGVSGGFSCNFVGTIGARSRLFTRHNFDRRSTGLSKDDSLAGALFALKRAQSPRTASSPLQGCLCSSPNSWSLCKFSLAPRPCCCFLVSPPPSASVSLPPAPLCGSSSASSGSSSRPSFPPLSPVLCRRLPPSDADSCLCVSRAKETPGFRPANTDLALRQYLAFPFPHAQCRVVARRVSASELHHLFSPLCRADSSFPASASIPLTHPPSLHGFSSRSLCEKRTFHSFSVCASRSPCSAGAWCSSSVSSRRISASSSPFSSAPLSAVLAASCPAPLGSLASPLHLPLPRSFSSRCCGVSADAETENDPRSSRTSSKASESVTEGQESQERQSPLSSFSLDVTRRVKRLLARLLRWCFGSTLLALPILCLISLEAPLFVVHPEQSLAVRLPVLPPDGGEGEEEELREEGREDTRRGRNRGEDSPRPRGEGKGGESKQGYGGGRVDSEKKETIEGKETSERQERECGKQGEVLRRVPFSGADTEGDGVGKLEVYGQTEECEERDGGQPSRGEVDSVRPGVRTQAGSEASLRERETREQEKRYRDEATGDGTLVLASPWAVQAFSRGDFVYIRHPMDSQCKLLLRVVAVANDVIRVSAGSLLSIHPTLRKQLLVCGDPRVVTEDGVPFRCDFSYSFLTHLVDLCNEESLAAAFEGRPTWTPFQRMRNVGESVETSDGEVEGVSEIFLELRIPAGSCWLEADSDLSSRGGARCMQVERHGAAKKDNLSAGGGEHLHVTIPTVFQDSYAFGLAPISLIQGIVYAVLPHTHSATEARRLLCQAFLSALAGEARESRLASGLLFLGEKIRRILANVKVHVVSKVTQKRETREGETDGEADEGQRARLERAEIDAGLQWKEADLSPTTRASELQAAGRLRECVSNGAGEKEVRGEGSEKSAGTPGSRSSESRRSTQCQARLREPEAESTHRNSEKNLNEGRRRFQREGSEREGETNVVRTPEETETRVESEVPICLSPEAPSEQREERMSKALPAQLCVLPTATAEVSGEGGQAMRDLERRVEDDRRTREREARRSDASEDNTDEEKEKKGERREQSEAEEDEWGETVLMYRLLKRATQWLVTHADMRGLELPADNCVSSKGTIFVDYAEYQSEGSNARNR